The DNA region GGAAGCGGATCCATAATGCGAAAATTGTCCGGTGCATGCCAGATTTTCGCCAGGGTTGATTTTAATTCAAAGCGCCCGGGCATGGCTTTCCTCCTGCTCCGCGTCTCGTTCCTCAATCATAGAGTATAGACAGCTAACGCTATGATGTTCGTGATATTCCCCGTTTTTGGCACATCTCCAGGGCGATATCCCTATTGTTTCTTTTTCGTCGTGATTTGTCATCCTCTCCGAGACAACATTTTACCGGGAGAAGCCTGGCTGTTATGCTGCCCGCTACTTTTTATATCCGATGAAAGGAAATACGATGGCAACCCCGACTTTTGACACTATCGAAGCGCAAGCAAGCTACGGCATTGGTTTGCAGGTAGGACAGCAACTGAGCGAATCCGGACTGGAAGGGCTGTTGCCTGAAGCGCTGGTTGCCGGTATTGCTGACGCGCTGGAAGGCAAGCAGCCAGCCGTGCCGGTTGATGTAGTACATCGCGCGCTGCGTGAGATTCATGAACGTGCGGATGCCGTACGTCGTGAACGCTTCCAGGCGATGGCTGCCGATGGCGTGAAGTATCTGGAACAAAACCGTGAGAAAGACGGTGTGAACAGCACGGAGTCGGGTTTGCAATTCCGCGTGCTGACCCAGGGCGAAGGCGCTATCCCGGCCCGTACTGACCGCGTTCGCGTTCACTACACCGGTAAACTGATCGATGGTACTGTCTTTGACAGCTCCGTTGCGCGCGGCGAACCGGCTGAATTCCCGGTAAACGGCGTTATTCCTGGCTGGATTGAAGCCCTGACCCTGATGCCGGTTGGCTCTAAATGGGAA from Citrobacter amalonaticus Y19 includes:
- the fklB gene encoding FKBP-type peptidyl-prolyl cis-trans isomerase — encoded protein: MATPTFDTIEAQASYGIGLQVGQQLSESGLEGLLPEALVAGIADALEGKQPAVPVDVVHRALREIHERADAVRRERFQAMAADGVKYLEQNREKDGVNSTESGLQFRVLTQGEGAIPARTDRVRVHYTGKLIDGTVFDSSVARGEPAEFPVNGVIPGWIEALTLMPVGSKWELTIPQELAYGERGAGASIPPFSTLVFDVELLEIL